Proteins found in one Zonotrichia leucophrys gambelii isolate GWCS_2022_RI chromosome 28, RI_Zleu_2.0, whole genome shotgun sequence genomic segment:
- the ACER1 gene encoding alkaline ceramidase 1 has product MPSIFSYQSAEVDWCESNFVRSAVIAEYYNTISNVSFFLLSPALLYLNRQYCQKKAVPLYFVSGLLILVGLFSMYFHMTLSYVGQLLDELSILWTLAVAYSFWYPQAYFPKCIKTRRHFFWLTGITTVISTLMSFVKPTLNAYALNCIAFHLLYLTWKELKKCNDKRVHRMAAVMVMWWALAITSWISDRWLCWLWQAINFPYFHSFWHVLIALSLLYCCPLVIYFDVSYEMPSFKPKLEYWPSDSWPVVVPYVTLEEPHKQC; this is encoded by the exons ATGCCGAGCATTTTCTCCTACCAGAGTGCCGAGGTGGATTGGTGTGAGAGCAACTTCGTGCGCTCGGCGGTGATCGCCGAGTACTACAACACC ATCAGCAATGTGAGCTTCTTTCTGCTGTCCCCTGCGCTGCTGTACCTGAACAGGCAGTACTGCCAGAAGAAGGCTGTGCCCCTCTACTTTGTCTCAGGGCTGCTCATCCTCGTAG GTCTCTTCTCCATGTACTTCCACATGACCCTGAGCTACGTGGGACAGCTCCTGGATGAGCTCTCCATCCTCTGGACGCTGGCTGTGGCTTATTCCTTCTGGTACCCTCAGGCTTACTTCCCCAAGTGCATCAAGACCAG GAGACATTTCTTCTGGCTGACTGGAATCACCACCGTGATCAGCACCCTGATGTCCTTTGTCAAGCCCACCCTCAACGCCTACGCGCTCAACTGCATCGCCTTCCACCTGCTCTACCTGACCTGGAAGGAGCTCAAGAA gtgcAATGACAAGCGTGTTCACCGGATGGCCGCGGTCATGGTGATGTGGTGGGCCCTGGCCATCACCAGCTGGATCAGTGACcgctggctctgctggctctggcaggcCATCAACTTCCCCTACTTCCACAGCTTCTG GCACGTGCTGAtagccctgtccctgctgtacTGCTGCCCTCTGGTCATCTACTTCGACGTCAGCTACGAGATGCCCTCATTCAAGCCGAAGCTGGAATACTGGCCCAGTGACTCGTGGCCTGTTGTGGTGCCCTATGTcaccctggaggagccccacaAGCAGTGCTag